In a genomic window of Streptomyces noursei ATCC 11455:
- the mreC gene encoding rod shape-determining protein MreC, translating to MRDTRESRLLLVLLVAIAFALITVDIRGGEQSPLDGARQAAASAFGPVERGVARVVNPVGNAVSAVRDSGDRHNRISELEHQNAALKLKLGSPDRNRNRAAELDKILKTAATGQYAIKGAEVIAIGSAQGFSWTVTIDAGSSDGIARDMTVLNGDGLVGRITTVTPHTSTVLLAADPEFTVGTRMEKTNEIGFANGQGVRSLRVELLNGRADVKKGDRLVTFGSSKDKPFVPGVPVGTVTKVEPLNGDLTRTLQVRPFVSFSSLDVVGVVVQPPRKDPRDTVLPPPVKPRPTPTVTVTATPSESASPRS from the coding sequence GTGAGGGACACACGAGAGAGCCGGCTGCTGCTGGTGCTGCTGGTCGCGATCGCGTTCGCGCTGATCACGGTCGATATCCGAGGCGGCGAACAGTCCCCGCTCGACGGTGCCCGGCAAGCCGCCGCCTCCGCCTTCGGCCCGGTGGAGCGCGGCGTGGCCCGCGTCGTCAACCCGGTCGGCAACGCCGTCAGCGCGGTACGCGACTCCGGCGACCGGCACAACCGCATCAGCGAGCTGGAACACCAGAACGCCGCACTGAAGCTCAAGCTCGGCTCCCCGGACCGCAACCGCAACCGCGCCGCCGAACTCGACAAGATCCTCAAGACCGCGGCCACCGGCCAGTACGCGATCAAGGGCGCCGAGGTCATCGCCATCGGGTCCGCGCAGGGCTTCTCCTGGACCGTCACCATCGACGCCGGCAGCAGCGACGGCATCGCCCGCGACATGACCGTCCTCAACGGCGACGGGCTGGTCGGTCGGATCACCACCGTCACCCCGCACACCTCCACCGTGCTGCTCGCCGCCGACCCGGAGTTCACCGTCGGCACCCGGATGGAGAAGACCAACGAGATCGGTTTCGCCAACGGCCAGGGCGTCCGCTCGCTCCGCGTCGAGCTGCTCAACGGCCGGGCCGACGTCAAGAAGGGCGACCGGCTGGTCACCTTCGGCTCCAGCAAGGACAAGCCGTTCGTGCCCGGGGTGCCGGTCGGCACGGTCACCAAGGTCGAGCCGCTCAACGGCGATCTGACCCGCACCCTCCAGGTCCGGCCGTTCGTTTCCTTCTCGTCGCTCGACGTCGTCGGCGTCGTCGTCCAGCCGCCCCGCAAGGACCCGCGGGACACCGTCCTACCGCCCCCGGTCAAGCCCAGGCCGACGCCGACGGTCACCGTCACGGCCACCCCCTCCGAGAGCGCTTCACCCAGGAGCTGA
- the mreD gene encoding rod shape-determining protein MreD, with product MRINRILLATPLVVVALIIQVSILARLQLPGAVPDLLLLVVVGLALVYGHVGGSLIGFGAGLLADLAPPADHAIGRYALVLCVIGYVAGLTKPDNGQHRSATLPLVVVIGAAIGSTLMYAGVGSLVGDTAARHVGLVGLLLSATLYDLLLAPFTVPLVMALARRTEHDPLATDAGGTAGGLGRHGWGRGDGRSGGVGTWTGGWLTTGTGLKASRNAMKAIRTGRVPKPARGGRTKGVKGIKGVKRL from the coding sequence ATGCGCATCAACCGGATCCTGCTCGCCACCCCGCTGGTGGTGGTCGCCCTGATCATCCAGGTCAGCATCCTCGCTAGACTCCAACTGCCGGGCGCCGTACCGGATCTGCTGCTGCTGGTCGTGGTCGGCCTGGCCCTGGTCTACGGCCATGTCGGCGGCTCGCTCATCGGCTTCGGCGCCGGGCTGCTGGCCGACCTCGCCCCGCCCGCCGACCACGCCATCGGCCGCTACGCCCTGGTCCTGTGCGTCATCGGCTACGTCGCGGGCCTGACCAAGCCGGACAACGGCCAGCACCGCTCGGCGACCCTGCCGCTGGTGGTCGTGATCGGCGCGGCCATCGGCTCGACGCTGATGTACGCCGGGGTCGGCTCCCTGGTCGGCGACACCGCCGCCCGACACGTCGGCCTGGTCGGGCTGCTGCTCAGCGCCACGCTCTACGACCTGTTGCTCGCCCCCTTCACCGTTCCGCTGGTGATGGCGCTGGCGCGCAGGACGGAGCACGATCCGCTGGCCACCGACGCCGGCGGCACCGCCGGCGGCCTCGGTCGGCACGGCTGGGGGCGCGGCGACGGCCGCTCCGGTGGGGTCGGTACGTGGACCGGGGGCTGGCTCACGACCGGCACCGGCCTCAAAGCCAGCCGCAACGCGATGAAGGCGATCCGCACCGGCCGGGTTCCCAAGCCGGCCCGTGGCGGACGCACCAAGGGGGTCAAGGGCATCAAGGGGGTCAAGCGCCTGTGA
- the mrdA gene encoding penicillin-binding protein 2, with product MSNIPETGKTSRVTIRLVAIQILVFSLLATLGGRLWYLQIRNGQEYAAKARSNHVQQVIEPATRGSILDARGVPLADNQTRLVVSASRTDLLKMKDDGKAVLARLAKVLGMPAQEIRNKVRLCDSKTPQPCWNGSPFQPIPITDKATTQQALQIRERSEDFPGISAQPTAVRRYPALGKSNTAQVLGYLSPVTDEEIQRAKNGASPLLRSDQVGRSGLERQYDTFLRGKAAVTRYEVDNLGRVIGQANSDKGQAGSTLVTSIDARVQAIAEQQLDKAMKDARTQVDRNTGTNYKADSGAVVVLEAKTGRVVAMASNPTYDPNAWVGGISGKDYAKLTGKDSNYPLLNRAIQGQAAPGSIFKVISTSAAVNAGYPFDGHYPCTSSYSIGGQVFRNFEGESQGDISLGRALEVSCDTVFYRLGHEEWKKDGGDKPVQDPRDWFYKTAHQFGLGKETGVDLPNEVKGRVPDRQWKTAFWKANKDSWCAHPKDANDYVSKLARENCLEGMKLHAYDSINYAIGQGDTLVTPIQMATIYAALSNGGTLYNPTVGKAIVSPDGKSVQTIRPKSHGHLPDTPQTLRQIDAALQGVTERGTAAWRFQGWPQDKIPMHAKTGTAEVYGKQTTSWFATYTKDYAIVMTISQGGTGSGASGPAVRNIYNALYGVNDKGEIDDKAALLPRPESKLPKIESDGTILSPPIKPPADPSPSPSGSPQQ from the coding sequence GTGAGCAACATTCCGGAGACGGGGAAGACCTCCCGCGTCACCATCCGGCTGGTCGCCATCCAGATCCTGGTCTTCTCACTGCTGGCGACGCTCGGCGGCCGGCTGTGGTATCTCCAGATCCGCAACGGCCAGGAGTACGCGGCCAAGGCCAGGTCCAACCACGTCCAGCAGGTCATCGAGCCCGCCACCCGCGGCTCCATCCTCGACGCCCGCGGCGTGCCGCTGGCCGACAACCAGACCCGGCTCGTGGTCTCCGCCAGCCGCACCGACCTGCTGAAGATGAAGGACGACGGCAAGGCCGTGCTCGCCCGGCTGGCCAAGGTGCTGGGCATGCCCGCGCAGGAGATCCGCAACAAGGTCCGGCTCTGCGACTCCAAGACCCCGCAGCCCTGCTGGAACGGCTCGCCCTTCCAGCCGATCCCGATCACCGACAAGGCCACCACCCAGCAGGCCCTGCAGATCCGCGAGCGCTCCGAGGACTTCCCCGGCATCAGCGCCCAGCCCACCGCCGTCCGCCGCTACCCGGCGCTCGGCAAGTCCAACACCGCCCAGGTCCTCGGCTACCTCTCGCCGGTCACCGACGAGGAGATCCAGCGGGCCAAGAACGGCGCCTCGCCGCTGCTGCGCTCGGACCAGGTCGGCCGGTCCGGTCTGGAGCGGCAGTACGACACCTTCCTGCGCGGCAAGGCCGCCGTCACCCGCTACGAGGTCGACAACCTCGGCCGGGTCATCGGGCAGGCCAACAGCGACAAGGGCCAGGCCGGTTCGACCCTGGTCACCAGCATCGACGCCCGCGTCCAGGCCATAGCGGAACAGCAGCTCGACAAGGCCATGAAGGACGCCCGCACCCAGGTGGACCGGAACACCGGCACCAACTACAAGGCCGACTCGGGTGCCGTGGTCGTCCTGGAGGCGAAGACCGGCCGGGTGGTGGCGATGGCCTCCAACCCCACCTACGACCCCAACGCCTGGGTCGGCGGGATCTCCGGCAAGGACTACGCCAAGCTGACCGGCAAGGACTCCAACTACCCGCTGCTCAACCGCGCCATCCAGGGACAGGCCGCCCCCGGCTCGATCTTCAAGGTCATCTCGACCTCGGCCGCGGTCAACGCCGGCTACCCCTTCGACGGCCACTACCCCTGCACCAGCTCGTACAGCATCGGCGGCCAGGTCTTCCGGAACTTCGAGGGCGAGTCGCAGGGCGACATCAGCCTGGGGCGGGCGCTGGAGGTCTCCTGCGACACCGTCTTCTACCGGCTCGGCCACGAGGAGTGGAAGAAGGACGGCGGCGACAAGCCCGTCCAGGACCCCCGCGACTGGTTCTACAAGACCGCCCACCAGTTCGGCCTCGGCAAGGAGACCGGCGTCGACCTCCCCAACGAGGTCAAGGGCCGGGTCCCCGACCGCCAGTGGAAGACCGCCTTCTGGAAGGCCAACAAGGACAGCTGGTGCGCGCACCCCAAGGACGCCAATGACTACGTCTCCAAGCTCGCCCGGGAGAACTGCCTCGAAGGCATGAAGCTGCACGCCTACGACTCGATCAACTACGCCATCGGCCAGGGCGACACCCTCGTCACCCCGATCCAGATGGCGACGATCTACGCGGCGCTCTCCAACGGCGGCACCCTCTACAACCCCACCGTCGGCAAGGCCATCGTCAGCCCCGACGGCAAGTCGGTGCAGACGATCCGGCCGAAGTCGCACGGCCATCTGCCGGACACCCCGCAGACCCTCCGGCAGATCGACGCCGCGCTCCAGGGCGTCACCGAGCGGGGCACCGCCGCCTGGCGCTTCCAGGGCTGGCCGCAGGACAAGATCCCGATGCACGCCAAGACCGGTACCGCCGAGGTCTACGGCAAGCAGACCACCTCGTGGTTCGCGACGTACACCAAGGACTACGCGATCGTGATGACCATCTCCCAGGGTGGTACCGGCTCCGGCGCCTCCGGCCCGGCCGTCCGCAACATCTACAACGCGCTCTACGGCGTCAACGACAAGGGCGAGATCGACGACAAGGCCGCGCTGCTCCCCAGGCCGGAGAGCAAGCTGCCCAAGATCGAGAGCGACGGCACCATCCTCTCGCCGCCCATCAAGCCGCCGGCCGACCCGTCGCCGTCCCCCTCCGGGAGCCCCCAGCAGTGA
- a CDS encoding FtsW/RodA/SpoVE family cell cycle protein encodes MTTPLFSRTFSVRRYAPDQGVWGRLTARDSVVRRLDWILLLSCLVLSLMGSILVFSATRNRTELNKGDEYFFFVHHLLNTSIGIALAGGTIWLGHRTLRGAVPVLFGASVLLAVLVLTPLGATINGSRSWLAIPGGFSLQPAEFTKITITLGMAMILAARVDAGDRPHPDHRTVVQALGLAAIPVGVILLMPDLGSVMVLGAIILGVLLASGCSNRWILGLLGTGVVGCVAIWQLGLLDAYQIARFAAFANPSLDPAGVGYNTNQARIAIGGGGLTGSGLFHGSQTTGQFVPEQQTDFIFTVAGEELGFLGAGLIILLLGVVLWRACRIARETGELYGTIVAAGIIAWFAFQAFENIGMTLGIMPVTGLPLPFVSYGGTSMFAVWIAIGLLQSIRVQRPVSASR; translated from the coding sequence GTGACCACGCCGCTCTTCTCCCGGACCTTCTCCGTCCGCCGCTACGCCCCGGACCAAGGCGTCTGGGGCCGGCTGACGGCGCGTGACTCCGTGGTGCGCAGACTGGACTGGATACTGCTGCTGTCCTGCCTGGTGCTGTCCCTGATGGGATCGATCCTGGTCTTCTCGGCGACCCGCAACCGCACCGAACTCAACAAGGGCGACGAGTACTTCTTCTTCGTCCACCACCTGCTGAACACCTCCATCGGCATCGCGCTGGCCGGCGGCACCATCTGGCTGGGCCACCGCACCCTGCGCGGCGCCGTCCCGGTGCTGTTCGGCGCCTCGGTGCTGCTGGCGGTGCTGGTGCTGACGCCGCTGGGCGCCACCATCAACGGCTCCCGTTCGTGGCTCGCGATCCCCGGCGGCTTCTCGCTCCAGCCCGCCGAGTTCACCAAGATCACCATCACCCTGGGCATGGCGATGATCCTGGCGGCCCGGGTCGACGCCGGCGACCGCCCGCACCCCGACCACCGCACCGTCGTCCAGGCCCTGGGGCTGGCCGCCATCCCGGTGGGCGTGATCCTCCTGATGCCCGACCTCGGCTCGGTGATGGTGCTCGGCGCCATCATCCTCGGCGTGCTGCTCGCCAGCGGCTGCTCCAACCGCTGGATCCTGGGCCTGCTCGGCACCGGTGTCGTCGGCTGCGTGGCCATCTGGCAGCTCGGGCTGCTGGACGCGTACCAGATCGCCCGGTTCGCCGCGTTCGCCAACCCGAGCCTGGACCCGGCCGGCGTCGGCTACAACACCAACCAGGCCCGGATCGCCATCGGCGGTGGCGGGTTGACCGGCTCCGGCCTCTTCCACGGCAGCCAGACCACCGGCCAGTTCGTCCCCGAGCAGCAGACCGACTTCATCTTCACCGTCGCCGGCGAGGAACTCGGCTTCCTCGGCGCGGGCCTGATCATCCTCCTGCTCGGCGTGGTGCTGTGGCGCGCCTGCCGGATCGCCCGCGAGACCGGCGAGCTCTACGGCACGATCGTGGCCGCCGGTATCATCGCGTGGTTCGCCTTCCAGGCGTTCGAGAACATCGGGATGACCCTGGGCATCATGCCCGTCACCGGTCTGCCGCTGCCGTTCGTCTCCTACGGCGGCACCTCGATGTTCGCGGTGTGGATCGCCATCGGTCTGCTGCAGTCGATCCGCGTCCAGCGCCCGGTCTCCGCGTCCCGTTGA
- a CDS encoding ATP-binding protein yields the protein MHPDTAALARPPLRVAAGARPYLLTAASRPSVPKTARDFVRALLRHGPLAALRDTAVLLTSEAVTRAHLRTPGSADILLRVLTAAHGLRISVHDEGAAVIPAPSSEGLRRSPGPDLARPGGAPWVPGDRDPAHGLLLISRLADDWGTTPFEGPPHTTSLWFELRTGR from the coding sequence GTGCACCCCGACACCGCAGCCCTCGCCCGGCCGCCCCTCCGCGTCGCGGCCGGAGCGCGCCCGTACCTGCTCACCGCGGCGAGCCGGCCCAGCGTCCCGAAGACCGCCCGCGACTTCGTCCGGGCCCTGCTGCGGCACGGCCCGCTCGCCGCCCTCCGGGACACCGCCGTCCTGCTCACCTCGGAGGCGGTCACCAGGGCCCATCTGCGCACCCCCGGCTCCGCGGACATCCTGCTGCGGGTGCTGACCGCGGCGCACGGCCTGCGGATCAGCGTGCACGACGAGGGCGCGGCGGTGATCCCCGCGCCGTCCTCCGAGGGCCTCCGACGGTCCCCCGGCCCCGACCTCGCTCGACCGGGAGGAGCCCCCTGGGTGCCCGGCGACCGGGACCCCGCGCACGGGCTGCTGCTGATCAGCCGGCTCGCCGACGACTGGGGGACGACCCCGTTCGAGGGGCCGCCGCACACCACGTCCCTGTGGTTCGAACTGCGCACCGGACGCTGA
- a CDS encoding CYTH and CHAD domain-containing protein encodes MADTVREIERKYEMAETGAATRIDADHLPDLTRAGRVATVTERGTRALDAVYYDTADQRLAADGITLRRRTGGTDAGWHLKLPVALPEVTGAVRDEIRAPLSDAPPRELTALVRSRTRDAPLIPLVRLRTRRTVHDLEDAAGRPLAEVAVDDVRARRLHPEGAARTARWREIEVELAPGSGRGAGQKLLDEVERVLTGAGARPSAAPSKLARALAETSPEAAREGAARPAAADADRPRRTAGDVVLRYVRAQVRAIVELDPAVRRDLPDAVHQMRVATRRLRSAFRSYAKVLDRAATDPLGVELKWLATELGAGRDQEVLADRLSAALAEVPRTLRLGPVSARLRSWSARHRAGARERLLAALDGPRYLALLENLHALLGAPPLRRPAARPAPPVVAGAVLRDYRRLAHRIEVALDTPAGPARDEALHSARKAAKRIRYAAEAASPALGRPARAFVRRTKQVQQLLGDHQDSVVARAALRELATQARRAGESGFTFGLLYGREEALAARGERELPALWAKVSRPRYRAALRA; translated from the coding sequence ATGGCCGACACCGTGCGGGAGATCGAGCGGAAATACGAGATGGCCGAGACGGGCGCGGCCACCCGGATCGACGCCGACCACCTGCCCGACCTGACCCGCGCCGGCCGGGTCGCGACCGTGACGGAGCGCGGCACCCGGGCCCTGGACGCCGTCTACTACGACACCGCGGACCAGCGCCTCGCCGCGGACGGCATCACCCTGCGCCGGCGCACCGGCGGCACCGACGCGGGCTGGCACCTCAAACTCCCGGTCGCGCTCCCCGAGGTCACCGGCGCGGTGCGCGACGAGATCCGCGCCCCGCTCTCCGACGCCCCGCCCCGCGAGCTGACCGCGCTGGTCCGCTCCCGGACCCGCGACGCCCCGCTGATCCCCCTCGTCCGGCTGCGGACCCGGCGCACGGTCCACGACCTCGAAGATGCCGCCGGCCGTCCGCTCGCCGAGGTCGCGGTGGACGACGTACGGGCCCGTCGGCTGCACCCGGAAGGGGCGGCGCGCACGGCCCGCTGGCGGGAGATCGAGGTCGAGCTGGCCCCCGGGAGCGGGCGCGGCGCGGGGCAGAAGCTGCTGGACGAGGTCGAGCGGGTGCTGACCGGGGCCGGCGCGCGCCCCTCCGCCGCCCCGTCGAAACTGGCCCGCGCCCTGGCGGAGACCTCGCCGGAGGCCGCGCGGGAGGGCGCCGCGCGCCCCGCCGCCGCGGACGCCGACCGCCCCCGCCGCACCGCCGGCGACGTCGTGCTCCGCTACGTCCGTGCCCAGGTGCGGGCGATCGTCGAGCTGGACCCGGCGGTCCGGCGCGACCTGCCCGACGCGGTGCACCAGATGCGGGTCGCCACCCGCCGGCTGCGCAGCGCCTTCCGCTCGTACGCCAAGGTCCTCGACCGGGCCGCCACCGACCCGCTGGGCGTCGAACTCAAGTGGCTGGCAACGGAGTTGGGGGCTGGTCGGGACCAGGAGGTGCTCGCCGACCGGCTCTCCGCGGCCCTGGCCGAGGTGCCCCGCACGCTGCGGCTGGGACCGGTGTCGGCCCGGCTGCGCAGCTGGTCGGCCCGGCACCGAGCAGGGGCCCGCGAACGGCTGCTCGCCGCCCTCGACGGCCCGCGCTACCTCGCCCTCCTGGAGAACCTGCACGCCCTGCTCGGCGCCCCGCCGCTGCGCCGCCCCGCCGCCCGTCCCGCGCCCCCCGTCGTCGCCGGCGCCGTCCTCAGGGACTACCGGCGGCTGGCCCACCGCATCGAGGTCGCCCTGGACACCCCCGCCGGCCCGGCCCGCGACGAGGCGCTGCACAGCGCCCGCAAGGCCGCCAAGCGCATCCGGTACGCGGCCGAGGCGGCCAGCCCGGCGCTCGGACGCCCGGCCCGCGCGTTCGTCCGGCGCACCAAGCAGGTGCAGCAGCTGCTCGGCGACCACCAGGACAGCGTGGTCGCGCGCGCCGCGCTGCGCGAGCTGGCGACCCAGGCCCGCCGGGCCGGCGAGAGCGGATTCACCTTCGGCCTGCTCTACGGCCGGGAGGAGGCCCTGGCGGCCCGCGGCGAACGGGAACTGCCCGCTCTGTGGGCGAAGGTCTCCCGTCCCCGGTACCGGGCGGCGCTGCGGGCCTGA
- a CDS encoding TIGR03960 family B12-binding radical SAM protein, whose amino-acid sequence MSESVFPQLEALLPHVQKPIQYVGGELNSTVKEWAECDVRWALMYPDAYEVGLPNQGVMILYEVLNEQDGVLAERTYSVWPDLEALMREHEVPQFTVDSHRPVGDFDVFGLSFSTELGYTNMLTALDLAGIPLEAKDRTEDHPVVLAGGHAAFNPEPIADFLDCAVIGDGEQAVLDITRIIREWKAEGRPGGRDELLFRLARTGNVYVPKFYDVEYLGDGRIARVVPNRSGVPWRVSKHTVMDLDEWPYPKQPLVPLAETVHERMSVEIFRGCTRGCRFCQAGMITRPVRERSITGIGEMVDKGLKATGFEEVGLLSLSSADHTEIGDVAKGLADRYEEDKIGLSLPSTRVDAFNIDLANELTRNGRRSGLTFAPEGGSERIRKVINKMVSEEDLIRTVATAYGNGWRQVKLYFMCGLPTETDDDVLQIADMATKVIAKGREVSKSNDIRCTVSIGGFVPKPHTPFQWAPQLSAEETDARLAKLRDKIRGDKKYGRSIGFRYHDGKPGIVEGLLSRGDRRIGAVIRAVYDDGGRFDGWREHFSYDRWMECAEKTLPDFGVDVDWYTTRERTYEEVLPWDHLDSGLDKDWLWEDWQDALDETEVEDCRWTPCFDCGVCPQMDTHIQIGPTGKKLLPLTVVK is encoded by the coding sequence ATGTCCGAGTCGGTTTTCCCGCAGCTCGAAGCTCTGCTCCCGCACGTGCAGAAGCCCATCCAGTACGTCGGTGGTGAGCTGAACTCCACCGTCAAGGAATGGGCGGAGTGCGACGTCCGCTGGGCACTCATGTACCCCGACGCCTACGAGGTCGGGCTGCCCAACCAGGGCGTCATGATCCTCTACGAGGTCCTCAACGAGCAGGACGGCGTCCTCGCCGAGCGCACCTACAGCGTCTGGCCGGACCTCGAAGCGCTGATGCGCGAGCACGAGGTGCCCCAGTTCACCGTGGACAGCCACCGGCCCGTCGGCGACTTCGACGTGTTCGGCCTGAGCTTCTCCACCGAGCTCGGCTACACCAACATGCTCACCGCCCTGGACCTCGCGGGCATCCCGCTGGAGGCCAAGGACCGCACCGAGGACCACCCGGTGGTCCTGGCCGGCGGCCACGCCGCGTTCAACCCCGAGCCGATCGCCGACTTCCTCGACTGCGCGGTCATCGGCGACGGCGAGCAGGCGGTCCTGGACATCACCAGGATCATCCGGGAGTGGAAGGCCGAGGGCCGCCCCGGCGGCCGCGACGAGTTGCTCTTCCGCCTCGCCAGGACCGGCAACGTCTACGTCCCCAAGTTCTACGACGTCGAGTACCTCGGCGACGGCCGTATCGCGCGTGTCGTGCCGAACCGCTCCGGCGTCCCGTGGCGGGTCTCCAAGCACACCGTCATGGACCTCGACGAGTGGCCCTACCCCAAGCAGCCGCTCGTCCCCCTGGCCGAGACCGTCCACGAGCGGATGTCGGTCGAGATCTTCCGTGGCTGCACCCGCGGCTGCCGTTTCTGCCAGGCCGGCATGATCACGCGCCCCGTACGGGAGCGAAGCATCACCGGCATCGGCGAGATGGTGGACAAGGGCCTGAAGGCCACGGGATTCGAGGAGGTCGGCCTGCTGTCGCTGTCCTCCGCGGACCACACCGAGATCGGCGACGTGGCCAAGGGCCTCGCCGACCGGTACGAGGAAGACAAGATCGGTCTGTCGCTGCCGTCGACCCGGGTCGACGCCTTCAACATCGATCTCGCCAACGAGCTGACCCGCAACGGCCGTCGCTCCGGTCTGACCTTCGCCCCCGAGGGCGGCAGCGAGCGGATCCGCAAGGTCATCAACAAGATGGTCTCCGAAGAGGACCTGATCCGGACCGTCGCCACCGCCTACGGCAACGGCTGGCGCCAGGTGAAGCTCTACTTCATGTGCGGTCTGCCGACCGAGACCGACGACGACGTCCTGCAGATCGCGGACATGGCGACCAAGGTCATCGCCAAGGGCCGCGAGGTCTCCAAGTCCAACGACATCCGCTGCACCGTCTCCATCGGCGGTTTCGTCCCCAAGCCGCACACCCCCTTCCAGTGGGCCCCGCAGCTCTCCGCCGAGGAGACCGACGCCCGCCTGGCCAAGCTCCGCGACAAGATCCGCGGCGACAAGAAGTACGGCCGCTCCATCGGCTTCCGCTACCACGACGGCAAGCCCGGCATCGTCGAGGGCCTGCTCTCCCGCGGCGACCGCCGGATCGGCGCGGTCATCCGCGCGGTGTACGACGACGGCGGCCGCTTCGACGGCTGGCGCGAGCACTTCTCCTACGACCGCTGGATGGAGTGCGCCGAGAAGACGCTGCCCGACTTCGGTGTGGACGTCGACTGGTACACCACCCGCGAGCGCACCTACGAGGAGGTCCTGCCCTGGGACCACCTCGACTCCGGCCTCGACAAGGACTGGCTCTGGGAGGACTGGCAAGACGCCCTCGACGAGACCGAGGTCGAGGACTGCCGCTGGACCCCGTGCTTCGACTGCGGCGTCTGCCCGCAGATGGACACCCACATCCAGATCGGCCCGACGGGCAAGAAGCTGCTGCCGCTGACCGTCGTCAAGTAG
- a CDS encoding TIGR03936 family radical SAM-associated protein, which yields MQRIRLRYTKRGRLRFTSHRDFQRAFERALRRAEVPMAYSAGFTPHPKVSYANAAPTGTGSEAEYLEIQLTERREPETVRALLDASLPDGLDVTDAVEAHTSGLADRLQASVWEIRLDGVAAEEAGRAVEAFLAADEVQVERRTKNGMRSFDARGAVAHLETVPVPGDRPDGNACAILRLVVRHLTPAVRPDDVLSGLRVTADLAPPVPAAVTRLAQGLLDEETGTVTDPLAPDRDAATAAPSTAAELSTATVQGGASPATSGDGTA from the coding sequence GTGCAGCGCATCCGACTGCGCTACACCAAGCGCGGCCGCCTCCGGTTCACCAGCCACCGCGACTTCCAGCGCGCTTTCGAGCGGGCGCTGCGCCGCGCCGAGGTCCCCATGGCCTATTCGGCGGGCTTCACCCCGCACCCCAAGGTGTCGTACGCCAACGCGGCGCCGACCGGTACCGGCAGTGAGGCCGAGTACCTGGAGATCCAGCTCACCGAGCGCCGCGAGCCGGAGACCGTCCGCGCTCTGCTCGACGCGTCCCTGCCCGACGGCCTCGACGTGACCGACGCGGTGGAGGCGCACACCAGCGGTCTCGCCGATCGGCTGCAGGCGTCGGTGTGGGAGATCCGGCTCGACGGGGTCGCCGCCGAGGAGGCCGGGCGCGCCGTCGAGGCGTTCCTCGCCGCCGACGAGGTGCAGGTCGAGCGCCGCACCAAGAACGGCATGCGGAGCTTCGACGCCCGGGGTGCGGTCGCGCACCTGGAGACCGTCCCGGTCCCGGGCGATAGGCCCGACGGCAATGCCTGTGCGATACTGCGGCTGGTTGTTCGGCATCTGACACCTGCCGTTCGACCCGACGACGTCCTGTCCGGCCTCCGGGTTACGGCCGACCTGGCGCCGCCGGTCCCCGCAGCGGTGACCAGGCTGGCGCAGGGGCTGCTCGATGAGGAGACCGGCACGGTGACCGACCCGCTGGCGCCCGACCGCGACGCTGCCACGGCCGCTCCATCCACGGCCGCTGAGCTGAGTACCGCGACGGTGCAGGGCGGGGCCTCCCCGGCCACTTCCGGGGACGGCACTGCGTAG